Within Pangasianodon hypophthalmus isolate fPanHyp1 chromosome 11, fPanHyp1.pri, whole genome shotgun sequence, the genomic segment tgctatgccacACCTACATctaaccctgacctcaacctcaaaccaaaaggaaaataaaaacttaaacaaaaaccgcagtttttgttaaaaaaaaaaaaaatttttactactactactaaagtTAGTTTAGTAATCTGATGTTGAAAttgaaaatcaaaaaaaaaaattgatcttttttttcctgtaaactcaaaacaacaatataaaaatgtttagtgaatttGCAATTTGACATTGAAATTGAaaattatcctttttttttttttttcttactaaatatgaaacaattaaaatgtttaggAATTTAGTAACTTGACACTGAAATTCAAAATGATCcccagtgctttttttttttttaaactaaacttAAAGCAATATTAAATTGTTTACTAATTTAGTAACTTAACACTGAAATTGAAAATGAtctattttcttcttcttcttttttatattatacatgaAGCAATACTATGGTTAGTTTTGAGTAATGTTTAGTAATTTAGTAATTTGGCATTGAAGTGAATACATTATGTAATACACACGTTTAGTAATTTAataattgaaatttaaaaatatcttctgggttttttttccttcattaaaCCTAAAAAGTAGTAAAATGTTtagtaattttgtaattttacatttaaattaataatgagctttttttttttttattcgcgAATCAATACTAAAAATGTTCtgaaattttaaattatgttcTGTTTTGTTGTACTAAACatgaaacaataataatgtttagtaatttcataatttgacataaaaaattaaaaattacagtATCTTTTGTCCCACCCCCATTTTTTAACTAAActtgaaattaaaatatgttaaaaaacatgaaatactAAGATATGtgttaaaaaacacattctaACTGCACATCATAAtctaaacaaaatgaataaaaatgatactCTTATCAAGTATCTTCAATATTTGTTAATGTGGTTTATTTTTAGACAAAccacaatcagaaaaaaaatgacagtgatgTAATTCACCTATAATCTTAATTCGTCCAATCTTATCCATCAGGAAGCATGCGATGATGTTGCCTGGTAGCACAGACAAGCTGCCCAGAAAGCTGACTAAACAAATCAAGATGTCGTTTTCATCCTGGAAGTTAAGATGGCAGCCGCTTTTGGGATGTACAAATGTGACATTGTTGAAGTTGCAGTCGATGAACTTGGAATCAGGCCATAAATCTGCAAGGAACAAAGCAATAAAACTGATATAATTAGCAAGCGACTATAATGAAGTCAGCTGATCTAGTTAAAAGTGATTTTGCTTCTTTGAGTTGAAATACCTGTGTTGTAGAAAACAGTGTTTATGATGGTGCAGTTCTCAAACAAGGTGTCTGTTGACTTGATGTCCTCGAAGTAACAGTCTTCAAAGTGGGTCTCCTTAAACTTCACATTTCTCATCTCTATGCTGATAAACCTGTGCACGCAATACACAGTAATGAATGAGCAGTGAACGATCAGGCTAACTAGTAAGCTTGTTAACTTTAGCACAGTGCTGTGCTATcatattgattttttaattcttatttgattggtcagaaggtggggactaattttctataagagcaacTCTAGCTGACAGCTAATTTACAGCTCGACATAATCTAACTCTAATGACAAATATATTAACGATGTTATGAAAATCGTAAAAGTGCTGATATGAAGAAGCTTACTGTAAggtgtttatttacttatttatggaaggagtctctagtgtcagtgctttgtaacacccAGTAAGTTTTCGGCTATGGAGAGTGGTTAGGATAGACACATTTCCtagcaacatgacaagctgtgtttttgtcgtTTTATTGATAAATTCTGTTGCTCCTTTTTAGTCAGAACTTGTATATACTAACTAAGAACTAAGTTTGTTCTGTTCTCTAAGTATGGACAAATAGAAAGGAAAAACCGTACCAGTCATGCATATAATAGCCCTCTTTGTGAATCTGGTTTTTCAGAGAAAAGTTGAAGTGAAAGTATTCGATCCTATCTTTGTAAAATGTCATGGTGTGTGACTTGTACTCTTCATACTGCAGGTATTTTATCTGGTCAGGAAACCACACTGAAAGGCCGTAATAGCTACAATGCAAATGGAAACACAGGAGCAAGTTAACAAACATGAATACACCTGTAATGGAATATCATGTAAAACACATTTGTCCTGAAGAACAGTAATGCATAATGTGTTGGATAAGTAGTGCaggagaaaaataattttacccaAAAGCCATTGTAAACCAGACAATGGCAATGAACAATCCGTGGAGTCTCAGTTTAGGggcagcaagtgacatcaagtTCTTCATCacctttaaaaatacattaagtGACAAATCACTGCAGAGTTTTATAGTCAGGATGTGTGAAACTCTGATTTAAGCTTGATTTACATGATACCTGCTTGACCAGGGTCATTTGTCTGACCATGAATCTTTGGAAGGCCGTACCAGTCTCGCTCTGGATCTCAATGAAATCATCCTCCTGAGTTTGAGGAGACTTAAACTGGGAAACCTTACAAATAGAGAATGCAATAGTTATCATTTATCCTTAAATACAATCAACAACATGACAAAATGAAGTCAGGGCCAGGTtcccaaaaaaaatgcataatgcTAAGTGCTGATTGTTAGAAGAGTGATATTTCACAGTGAAGAAGAACCAGGATGAAGTACTGAAAGCTCGTGTCTGTGCAGATTTACACTGAGCTCTAATCCAGacaggtttgtgtgtgagtaGTTGCACATTGACAGCTTTTATTGTTTTGGCTGTGTTGTCCACCATGTTATaattgaatatttcatttttggaatGTACACTAccatgtaaaaaattaaatcagctATTAAGAATGTGAAATCAACATTCTTAAGAATTTTATTTGGATAGATTTTGATAGACCTATAAATTGACTTTAAGGTAATTCAAACAACCTGACTTCTAAAACACCATGCATctgtaaaaacatgaaaaaaaaagttaactgtGTCCAGAAtgatatacagtgttataacaaTGAAATATCTCCAATTAAACTACCTTGCACTTGGATAGGTGGATAGGTGGATGCCATGATGAGATTACTGTACATCAATAATTGCATTGTACTATTTATCATTATCTTTTTTCCAACCAATTAAAAGTAGACTAAAGACCTTTATTGTCTGGTTTATAGTTTTTACGTCTACATCCTAGTTACCTCTAAATCAAACTGTCTATGACAACGTCACTAATTGTGAATGTGCTCAAGTAGCCTAGTGCTCAAGCATATTTTAGATTTGACTTTAAAAGCGTTTAACTTTAAATGCGTCCAATAGTGTCTGATACTCCATACGCTGCAAAGTAgagccaaaacaacaaaaatatctcACTGTCTTATTACTTACAGACTGTGATATCTAAAGCTAGGTAACATATATGATTGGTACCTCGGTAACCCCCACAGATATGGaccagccttccaattagtgttcaggactctgacacagtctcagtatttaagtctaggctgaaaattcaattcaattcaattcaattcatttttatttgtatagcgctttttacaaaggtcattgtctcaaagcagctttacacaaacaaaagtaaagtgaagtgtgtgtgtgtgccgtctctgatgagcaagcagggcgacggtggcaaggaaaaactccctgagatggtgataggaagaaaccttgagaggaaccaggctcaacagagaacccatcctcatatgggtttacactgtagtgtgcgtgtgtgtgagcacaatgtgtgttggtgtagtccatggaaaacagctgaagcgttttcgtggcagtatgaagcattgccggtggacaggtccagagtgaagggggggaggtctggatcaccggcagctcaggagtgtagctcggcaacATATTTGTTtggtcaagccttttgtgaatagctttttcttaggtaaaggagcagatctggagggttcacaggcatagagtgttgtggtgaactgggatgtttggatgctgttgccaccccactctcacgcgttcactcaggtttgttgacggtggagtggctggctgctttatgtcccaagGCGCCCTCATGtttgtgttaccttctggccctcccttttagttatgctgtcatgggtagtcttgctggagtccctgatTGCATTCTGCACCCAATGTACATATTATTTAACCATTATatgacaattagcatacctaacattctctctctctctctctctctctctctatctctctctgtcgagctacacgttactcctgagatgccactGATCCTGGCCCGTTCttctctccggacctgcctgatccattctaatgccctacttctggttggagtccTCTTGGAAACCACTCACTGTTTCTGAcgatggccccatatggacagcctacAGATACATGTGATTACTGTGGATgttaccacttagaaaccatcaAGATGGCTTTGGATTGCAACTGatacgaacagttttgctacaatgccttaggactacaattgcgatgacagctttaggactgcaattgccacaaacagGTTTttactcaagtctccatcagtgaacagttgataacttcaacaaaatagacttttGTGTAAATTATAATGACCTTttatggttacacaattgcctttttgaccatatagtatacagtttagaagggatttatttataattgcactatccagtgtcacccagaggaggatgggttcccttttgagtctggttcctctcaaggtttcttcctcatatcgcctcagggagtttttccttgccaccgttgcctctggtttgctcagtAGGgacaaatgtataaatttaaaatgtatatatttctgtaaatctgctctgtgacaatgtccactgttaaaaacgctatacaaataaaactgagttGAACTGAGTTGAATATGATAAAACCCAATGAGTATACAATGATGAGGGATTAGGGTTTAGATAAACTTTGTAATAGACATATTCCTTCATCATAATACATGCCAATTGACTGACAGgtaatattttttgttcaaCTGCTTCAAAACGCTTTCTTCCACCAAAAGAGTAAAACAAACCACTGAGGTCTGAGCTTATTTGAGTCTATGTTGTGATTCACACACCTGAAACACTCTCTCTGGTTCACCTTTTGCCCTCCAGTTGGTGTCATGGACACGTCGCAGGATCATCCAGGCCTCGTCATGCCTTGCATTCTGAAAACACGCATGCTTACAGTCACACTGAGGTTTAAGAACGTTTACACAGTGATGTTGCATATATAATTGGCtataaagaaaggaaggaaaggaataaaaatgaagGTCCAGttgtttctgaatttttttttttgagaaaaaaaaactgtactaaTATACAAGGCCTGGCTTTATTAAGACTCATTTATACCTTTATACACTCGtttatacagttttaaaaataaaggcaccagaaatggttctttaaggCCATAGAAAAACCATTTTAGGTTCCCTAAAGAACCACTGGGCAGCCTGGTCATACAGTATCATTGGTGCCTCAAAGCTTGATCCTGAACTTGGGTTACCTGGTCATGCTGGTATACAGCAAAATCCTCAGTGTTCAATTAACACCCAGAGTGCTGAATTAACATCCTACACTGTTTATATATCGCCAATTAGACACAAATGAGCTCTGAACATGTTCAATCATCACTCTtggtgttgaattaacactggGGATTTTTGATGTGTATAATCTAACCTACTAAAAATTGTACTAATGTAATGAGAGGATAATCCATACCCTGTATGTGCTGccctttttacttttctttcctGGCATAGTTAATCAAGCTGGTAGAgggattacagtgtgtgtaccaCAATATATGTCACAGAATCACTGCCAAACTGAATATTTTTCTACTCTGCCTATGTAACATGATGGGCATTACCTCAAGGAGATAGCGTGGGCTCTCGGGCATAAACACGAGTCCAGTGAGAGCAGCCACCGCGGGCAGGAAACACACCAAAACAAACACTCTCCAGCTGCGGAAATGGAACTCAGTGCCCATACTGAAACCTGCAACAAATCTCATGTCACTACACCATTACATTCTTCTAACACTGATCTGATGTATCTAATGTTGTCCAAAAGGTGCATTGATATTATTCTTGCTCTTAAAGGAAGAACACCAAGGGAAACAGGGTTTGATTAATTCTTGTCATGGCATGACCCAAACGGAGAAGGATTTGATTAACACttcttatataatatattttaatgtgaaaaattaaagggTGACTAGAAAGGTGCACAATAAccataataacaaaaacaatagggttccagGACATTCATGCTTGGACCCTTAAAATCATGATCTAAAACTTATAAAGTTTGGTTTAAAATTAAACTGACAAATGGAATAAATACATCATTAAATAAAGACCTCAGTAGTATTATTTTGAATATAAGTTTCATTCCATAGACAAGATATCAGAGAGCCATTAAATTGTTTTGGAACTGAGGCTGACTGTTTGCTACAAGAATATAAAACTCCTAATAGATTCAGacattcctcactcttgtaAATACATTCTTTTCCAGTTAGATTTCCCTTTCTTTCCATGTATGAAGCTGCTGGGGTTACAGATAGGTAATAAATATAGATTGATATTTTGTAAGGACTACAACATGGTGTGCAATTGTAGGGAGATAATAaatgacatggtggtgtgatggccCTAGtagaaacagagttactgttactaccccaaggttcatcattttccaataacagaagttatttatttagttatttagttatttatttattccaatGGGCATTATAATTTTTACAGCACatcatcatttttatccattttattcCAAGTTCTTGCTATCAATTATGTTACAACAGCTAAcaatctttttctctccctcttgacgttaataagacaaaaaagctgCTTGTCATTACAGTTACGTTActaaactgaaaactgaaaaaaaaaattgccagacaacttaaagttacagctttacctcagactgttacaaagtactgatactggagactccttccaaaaatgcaaataaacatctcctcacagaataCTTCAATGATTATCAAtgaatatcaatgattatacatgtttttattcccttcatgtggagcgtctgccataaaAGGACCCGCGTATGTGACTTGAATAGGAACAATAATGTCTTAGGAAGACATTAATCTAAATGCTTTAATCTAAATGAGATCTGAAATGCAACAGCCACTACTATCAGaaccgctgttatagaaaattaatcaacaccttctgaccaatcagaattgacatttcaacatcactgtggtataaaatgtattataacacaataaaattagaaattaaaCATATTATACAATGGAAAGAATTAATGTTCATATAATAAGAAAGGAAATGATTCAAGAGGAGTGTAAAGTAGCCATTTTAGTACTCTAAGACTCATATAAACTCACTGTTCATATCCCTATTCATATCCTCATTCATATTTACCTCCCCTCCACCTAAACGGATGCTTCCAGACTTGCCCTCTGATTTTGAAATGATAATTATGGTCTTTATCACCGTGGTGATGATTAGCATAAAGATGCTGAAGGTTAATACTGTTATTACCATAATGATGGATGATTCCCCAGGCGCTGAAGGAAGCGTACAGGCCTCCCAGCATCCAGAACAGACACAGCCAGCTCAGGTGCTCGCCCCGTTTATCCATCTGCAGGAACTCAGCAAAGTACGTGTACACAATGGGGATGGAGCCACCTATTCTGTAGAGAACAGAGAAACACTGGGGGATACTTACAGTCGAACAATGACTTAACAcaatgatagagagagaaaattttGAATAAGGGAAATATGAATGATAATACAGTTATACACATAGTGTAGTATGACATGTTGTGGAGGAATGTCCATTCAACACTGCATGTGTACACTTCTGAAAAATGTCATTCTCATTTTGAGGCATGAAAGCGTTTAGTGCAACGATTAAGGTATATATactgcacatatatatatatttatgtatgtacacAGTATATACAATAACACATGAAATCACACTGTATTTAGAAAACAGTTTTCCtaattaatcttttattttctacatttttattctctAATGTTTTATTGAAGAACATTAGAGAGGAATTCCCCAAAAGTTTATATTTGTTGgagttaaatacattttatactgaaaaaaagataaattttctaatcattttatagaaataaacacttcaaaTAAATCATCACCAAGACTACATTTTTGAGTTAAGTACAGTAGAGTAAacatatgcatatttaattggATGAAGGCTCACgagtaaatttcatttttgaaaaagtaaGAATATCAGCGAATCACCTGGCGATGAatgacagtgatatttattgttttcaaaAATTACCCCTTTACCCATAGTGTCTTTGCTTAATATTTCACACAAGTCTATACGCAAGCCTAATACTGTAGGACCATTGAAATCTCTGTGTGTACTTGCATTTAGAAAGGAAAACTTGCATTACCCAATTCCGGAGCAGACTCtgcagaagaggaagaagccATAGCCCTGGAaaaaggaggagaggaaagagaagatGCAGTTGATGGCCAGAGCGTTGAGGAGACACTGACGGCGTCCCAGTTTATCAGCCAGACCACCCCACACTACGGCTCCCAGCATCATCCCAACGTACACGATCAGAcctgcacacaacacacacacaacacacacacacacacacacacacacaacacacacacacacaaaatgtttatatccaatacattttacatttaccttCGCAGCATTTGgatgacttacagaagtgttttataGCCTCCAAAAACAAATCCTTACGCTAGTACAAATAGGTAAGGGTATAAGAATACCATTAAATTAAAACCCTGTTACAGAGGGGTTAatataacaattacaaaaataGTACAAACGGTACCATAAAATTctgtaaattaaatatgaaatatgaactctgaaagaaataacattaaaaagtaCAGTATAGAAAACCGAATATTGTTAAATGAATAGTTTTATAGGAAAAACTGAAATTTGCACAGTTGAATGTACTCAGTCAGCCAAAAGACATTTTCTGTCCaatttttgcttctttagttttgcactgtaGACATGAGGCTTGTTGTTGCTAACAGGTCAGGGAAGATTATAGCTAGCATTGTGTAGACTACATACTTAGTCTTATTCTTACCgtaaaattattttcaatgtaaaccaaaaaaaaaataaataaataaaaaattgagtGGTAATATTTGGTTTGACTCTTTTTTAATACAGTGTTGTGTTATTTAGCTATTGATCAGCCCAATAAAATGTGGATTAGTGAAGGATGACATATAGAAGTGGAAGTCCTCAATGCAGCTTTGtcacatttattactgttagtGATTCAGTGAAAAACAGGTGAAATAGGTGTGTATGGTACCTTTACTGAAAGTTTGTGATTTCAGTAGAATCTTCTGGCACAGAATATATCAATCTTCAGAGCACACTGTTTCTATTTTTcactttgtctgtttttataaaCCACTATCCTGTTTTGTTCTGAATTGTTGTTCACCATAGTCACAGCATCTCAAGGGACAGCTGAGGGCCCAGTTCTGAAATATTAGCCTTTACGAATTGATGAAGGAAGAAGGCAGTTTTTAACCACCAGAGGTCTCACTTCCACATGATTTTTTCCACTCTTTGTGTGCCAGAAACATCTTTTCATAATTGACATAATTGTGCACTCTATTTCTTTTATATTGCAAGTTTAAATttccaaatataaaatatacaaaatttcCCCTAAATCCAAATGTAGACAATCATTCAGGGCCTGTTTGGTGTCTGAGGTTTGCTTCATTAGTACTATAAGTCTAATGCTGCTAAAGAGTAAGAGATGTGAacagcctccagtttagcatcatgcaaacTGAATGCCTAAATGTACTGTTTGCTCATAATGATATTATTACCCTAATCCCTTTTAATGTACAAATCTACATTCTACCTGATGCTTTGTGTGGAATGATACCCGATATATGCTGAGGAAAAAAGTGAACCAGACTTTAATATGGCTGCTATAAATGTTTTAGCTGTAATGTAATGTCCTTCTGTCCATTTTTACATCCAAAAGCATTGGATTTTTAAGCCGGGCTGCCAATAcggtctctctgtctttctctttctccttctctatatctctctctctcccttcatctGGCCTCTGCACTCGTCATCACTCTGCTTTCACTACAGTTGTGACACTCCCATTAACTTTTGCTCCTAAGTGCccagaccaaaaaaaaccccctTGGTTCTTCACTCTTTTACAGCTCCATCTGTCCATCGTTGTAGCATTAGAGCACTCAGAAGTTCACAGTGATGGCTTCTCAAGGTGCTTTTATCTGTGATGTGTTATCAGGTCACTTTGTAACAGagaagagagattttttttaacatagtgcTCCAGAGACAGCCTCTGCtgtgatatatacagtaaatatgattacatatattaaatgtatttatatcagACCTGCTCTCTTGCTCTGAGCTCTCCTCATTCGGTGTTTTACTACACAATAGGTACACTAGAGACAacaaaaatgaatgcattattcCGAATGaacagatatgtttttttttaaacaggtacaaatgcagatatgaataggaggctTGGCAGAACAGACCATGGGTAATATTGCTGATACTGGAGGTGGACTGGGATCCAATGGGACACAGCAAAATACTGTAAATCGTGTGAGTGgaaggtttttactttaatgtagCACAGGCTTGCGGGACAAACAAAGACGTGTGGTGAATTGATGCATCtgtatcattcattcatccttagtaactgcctggtcagggtcacggtggtttAAACAAGGATACTAAGATTACACATTTTGGGAAACAGatccaactaaatttgttagaaaatatcacaggcagggCATCTCTATTTGAGATCAATTATGTCAGTCAAAAcagtcagagccagaattcacagaccacaCTGACATCTGAATGTAGATAAAGATACatatatttggagcactaaacagatacagatgcagatagtATCTTTtctgttacacccctaatataaTTACATACGCTATATGTATATTGCATGTATTTATATCAAACAGGGTCCTAGTCTCTCACTCTGACTTCTCCACCTGCCTCCTTCTCTGTcttgctacacacacacagctaatgaTTAAATGAGATTGACAGTTAGAGGCTGTGTATGTCAGGAGTGTGAACTTGTAGCCTGAGAGACCTTTAAAACTGCAAACCTCCTTTGCTTCTCATTGCAGTTCTGTTTCAGGTCTTATTCACGCTGCAATATTTGAATGTTTTGACATTATACGCATCCCTAACAAACCAGATTCAGACGTCCACAAACTATATTGAGCAACAGAGTGGCAAAGGGCACGTGCCAAGCATCGGTCAAACAACACTAACAACATTATGGTGCTATATACAGTTCAACTGTAAACTGGGAATTCATTGTATGTTCTTACTTCCTagcttaaaggtgcaatagtccgttttttgtatttcttagTTGTAAAAATAACCTggaatatatataaaacatgattgaaaaaataattgtttaagtCATGGCCTCAGCACACGTGCAATAAGCACCCAGTGCTGCCCAATAATTCTCCTGTGTGccaaattttgtttttatagtgttataacttgggtttcaagcagctgaatggcACTATTGTGTAGCTTcaaatgctaaaaataattCAAGATGCTAATAATGGAGCTTAAAAGCTCAAAATacatgttacaaagaaaaaaaggacagcGACTGCACTCATgaccattctcataaatcaATATTTCATATGCATATAGTCTaataacttggctttcaaacAGCTGAATGTCCCAGTGCACTTGACAATGATGTCATGATAGTGCTGGCTAATGCTAaagctagttagcatgctaactctagttgaatCACTGTAGGTTCTAGGAGTGGAGCTTTGTCTACATGGGCAGGCTTGGGAGGCGAGCTCAAggtataataaaagaaaaatcattaaaatcttATTCTAACTCCACCTAGGAGACCTGAAAAGGAGCCAACTGCTCCTTTAGGctagctttttttcttctcacaaatgtaatttaaaactTAAACACACTGTCTGGAAACAAAATTGTTTCcttcatgaaaaaaatgcactttgaGTCTTGCTTCTAAATTTACTTGAGTTCCtggaaaacctgaaaaaaaccTGGAAATGTGTTGCTTACTGACTAACTTTCCAGTCATataaaatgcatgaaaaatgGCAAAACAGATCAAAAGTCTTCAGCTGAATGAGAACTTTTCTGGTAAAGTGTGGTTTAGCTATAAAATACCCAAACTGCACATTTAATGCATTTTCCTCAGACGACCCATAATGAGCTATTTACTTTATATCACCCAATAAAGTcaacatttgtttatatttattctgtGGTTATTTGACCATGAGAGTCCACGGCATGCTGATATACTGACATTCTGATCAAATGTAAGGTTTTTTATGGACTTGGTCTCAAACCGTTCTTATGGTTTTCATTCACTCTTTAAAATTCTACAACTAATTTGACAATTGTTTTACAATTAACTAGTCATTGCTCTCTAATTGTTAAGTAAAGCTATATACttacaatatttaaattaaacctGGTATAGTAATATTTCATTTGCATCTGTTTCAGTGTACATACAGGAAAATATTCTGGAAATTCAAATTCctattttcctcatttttcaCTTACCCAGCACGCCCTCGCTGTCGCTGGACAGGCACATGCCCTTCTCTACTCTGGGCAAAGCGAAGGCTACTACAAAACACTCCACACCATCAGCCATGAGCGCCAGGCCCAGCACGGTGAAGAGGGCCCACTGGAAGCGCCCATGGCCGCAGTCCTCCATGATGTTCTCGTACTGCTCAGCCAATGTCTCTTCCTCTTCCAAGGTGGCCAACTTGGCCTTCAACCTGGCCTCCCGACGAGCGGCTCGACGCGCCTCCTTG encodes:
- the sv2ba gene encoding synaptic vesicle glycoprotein 2Ba translates to MDGHYQNNMQDNEGESQNTYGEEGEDDYPYRPDYPAQEEDAASDVTEGQDEDDQMYEGEYQGIAHPDDIKEARRAARREARLKAKLATLEEEETLAEQYENIMEDCGHGRFQWALFTVLGLALMADGVECFVVAFALPRVEKGMCLSSDSEGVLGLIVYVGMMLGAVVWGGLADKLGRRQCLLNALAINCIFSFLSSFFQGYGFFLFCRVCSGIGIGGSIPIVYTYFAEFLQMDKRGEHLSWLCLFWMLGGLYASFSAWGIIHHYGFSMGTEFHFRSWRVFVLVCFLPAVAALTGLVFMPESPRYLLENARHDEAWMILRRVHDTNWRAKGEPERVFQVSQFKSPQTQEDDFIEIQSETGTAFQRFMVRQMTLVKQVMKNLMSLAAPKLRLHGLFIAIVWFTMAFGYYGLSVWFPDQIKYLQYEEYKSHTMTFYKDRIEYFHFNFSLKNQIHKEGYYMHDWFISIEMRNVKFKETHFEDCYFEDIKSTDTLFENCTIINTVFYNTDLWPDSKFIDCNFNNVTFVHPKSGCHLNFQDENDILICLVSFLGSLSVLPGNIIACFLMDKIGRIKIIGSSMLVSSGCTFFLFLCFSPGAVISIQCLFFAASAAAWNGIEVITVELYPASKRATAFGVLNGLCKLAAIISTFIFSKFVGITKIVPILLSFSALACGGLLAFKLPETREVILQ